A single genomic interval of halophilic archaeon DL31 harbors:
- a CDS encoding hypothetical protein (KEGG: hvo:HVO_2631 hypothetical protein), producing the protein MSEEHDGEEPVERDEKPIEEELPEEITVEDEPIPEEERTPLSSLRDRLEARNAAEAEPHGAGESDEVDPDAPLSELAAEASASSEAERSELFEEVDVGEVDAEAVWDAVVEEGNPPEEGLGETEEPATAAEPTRKPNEHVIDKREYCQRCEFFTQPPTVACTNEGTEIVELVDSEQFRVRNCPKVKADEEELQSLVEDEQP; encoded by the coding sequence ATGAGTGAGGAACACGACGGCGAGGAGCCGGTCGAGCGCGACGAGAAACCCATCGAGGAGGAACTGCCGGAGGAGATCACTGTCGAAGATGAGCCCATCCCCGAGGAGGAGCGGACCCCTCTTTCTTCGCTCCGCGACCGGCTCGAGGCTCGGAACGCAGCGGAAGCCGAGCCTCACGGGGCGGGCGAGAGCGACGAGGTGGACCCGGACGCCCCGCTCTCGGAGCTTGCTGCGGAGGCCAGCGCGAGTAGCGAGGCCGAACGTTCGGAGCTGTTCGAGGAAGTCGACGTGGGAGAGGTGGATGCCGAAGCAGTTTGGGACGCCGTCGTCGAGGAGGGCAACCCGCCCGAGGAAGGTCTGGGCGAGACGGAGGAGCCAGCGACAGCCGCCGAACCCACCAGGAAGCCGAACGAGCACGTCATCGACAAGCGGGAGTACTGCCAGCGCTGTGAGTTCTTCACGCAACCGCCGACGGTGGCCTGCACCAACGAGGGGACTGAAATCGTCGAACTGGTCGATAGCGAGCAGTTTCGAGTTCGGAACTGCCCGAAAGTCAAAGCCGACGAGGAGGAACTGCAGTCTCTCGTCGAGGACGAACAGCCCTAA
- a CDS encoding hypothetical protein (KEGG: hla:Hlac_2039 hypothetical protein) encodes MQRLPFGVARIDSILQGGAPPGSTLLLAGESGAAARDFAQTAAAMNALYDADADLFDLYYGDLPANAETPPSVHYLSFTADQTEIAREMGYTMDEAVVDVVSDEIQFRDFSPEYFQLSSIPREWYIGQASTIEDLGKRQGTDDVLSALGDYLSKHAAGNLVVIDSISDIVGAMGGDIEWSDVTTLLKGLTKASHSWDGLILLLVNTDILTDTEYGQLMDASEGTFEFTWESGGSQRARTMIVRQFRGVLSQLEEENIVRFETEIHEGGFDISDVRKIR; translated from the coding sequence ATGCAGCGGTTACCGTTCGGCGTCGCACGCATCGACAGCATCCTCCAGGGTGGGGCCCCACCGGGGAGCACGCTGCTCCTCGCCGGGGAATCCGGCGCGGCCGCTCGGGATTTCGCCCAGACCGCAGCCGCGATGAACGCGCTCTACGACGCCGACGCCGACCTCTTCGATCTCTACTACGGTGACCTGCCGGCCAACGCCGAGACGCCGCCGTCGGTCCACTATCTCTCGTTCACCGCCGACCAGACGGAAATCGCCCGCGAGATGGGCTACACGATGGACGAGGCGGTCGTCGACGTGGTCAGCGACGAGATACAGTTCCGAGATTTCTCCCCCGAGTATTTCCAGCTCTCATCCATCCCCCGCGAGTGGTATATAGGCCAGGCCTCGACGATTGAGGACCTCGGTAAACGCCAAGGGACCGACGACGTCCTCAGCGCGCTCGGGGATTACCTCAGCAAGCACGCCGCGGGCAACCTCGTCGTTATCGACTCCATCTCCGACATCGTCGGCGCGATGGGGGGGGACATCGAGTGGAGCGACGTGACGACCCTGCTGAAGGGGCTGACGAAGGCCTCTCACTCATGGGACGGGCTCATCCTCCTGTTGGTCAACACTGACATACTGACCGACACCGAGTACGGCCAGCTGATGGACGCCTCGGAGGGGACCTTCGAGTTCACGTGGGAATCGGGCGGCTCCCAGCGCGCACGGACGATGATTGTCCGGCAGTTCCGCGGCGTACTCTCACAACTCGAAGAGGAGAACATTGTTCGCTTCGAGACTGAGATTCACGAAGGCGGCTTCGATATCAGTGACGTGCGGAAGATCCGGTAA
- a CDS encoding ribbon-helix-helix protein, CopG family (KEGG: hbo:Hbor_09450 ribbon-helix-helix protein, CopG family), with product MAEEQAPALPDELDTWLEDQAGSTGHDREELLARAVATYRLLSDENEALSEDAAPTLDERIETLRERVVELDTETDKRIEDVRERVIQVLKTANGKADPDHDHPELTETVANVDDELTELSASVSTLEDDLGALAERVDGGFKNYETILTSLTDRADEIDGKLDTLAGAVVDLRKRAVELESANARRAAVEELQADALTQGVRAGNCESCGRTIELGLLTAPRCPHCQQALSGVEPGGRFLRSATITVGDQPAITGESFEPEEPKELFEDDE from the coding sequence ATGGCTGAGGAGCAGGCTCCAGCGCTGCCTGATGAACTCGATACGTGGCTGGAGGACCAGGCTGGGTCCACTGGGCATGACCGCGAGGAGCTACTGGCACGGGCTGTCGCCACCTACCGCCTGCTCTCGGACGAGAACGAAGCGCTCTCGGAGGACGCCGCCCCGACGCTCGACGAACGAATCGAGACGCTTCGAGAGCGGGTCGTGGAACTCGACACCGAGACCGACAAGCGCATCGAGGACGTTCGCGAGCGGGTGATTCAGGTGCTCAAGACCGCGAATGGGAAAGCCGACCCCGACCACGACCACCCGGAGCTGACGGAAACCGTCGCGAATGTCGACGACGAACTGACCGAGCTCTCGGCGTCGGTTTCTACGCTCGAGGACGACCTCGGCGCACTCGCCGAACGCGTCGACGGCGGCTTCAAGAACTACGAGACCATCCTCACGTCGCTGACTGACCGGGCCGACGAGATTGACGGGAAACTCGACACGCTCGCGGGTGCGGTGGTCGACCTGCGCAAGCGCGCGGTCGAACTCGAGAGCGCGAACGCGCGCCGGGCGGCGGTCGAGGAGCTTCAGGCCGACGCCCTCACGCAGGGCGTTCGGGCGGGGAACTGCGAGTCATGTGGCCGAACCATCGAACTGGGGCTGTTGACCGCGCCACGCTGTCCACACTGCCAGCAGGCGCTCTCGGGCGTCGAGCCGGGTGGGCGCTTCCTGCGGTCGGCCACGATTACGGTTGGTGACCAGCCCGCGATTACCGGCGAGTCGTTCGAGCCCGAAGAACCCAAGGAGCTATTCGAGGACGATGAGTGA
- a CDS encoding transcription termination factor Tfs (TIGRFAM: DNA-directed RNA polymerase, subunit M, archaeal~PFAM: Zinc finger, TFIIS-type; DNA-directed RNA polymerase, M/15kDa subunit~KEGG: hma:rrnAC0313 DNA-directed RNA-polymerase subunit M~SMART: Zinc finger, TFIIS-type; DNA-directed RNA polymerase, M/15kDa subunit) has translation MQFCDDCGAMMVAEGDRMVCTDCDASQPRDADAEEAFVSTTEQDDAGLIVSDETAEYEGKPTASDVTCEECGHGEAWYNIKQTGAADEPPTRFLRCKECGYTWREYK, from the coding sequence ATGCAGTTCTGTGACGACTGCGGCGCCATGATGGTCGCCGAGGGAGACCGGATGGTCTGTACCGACTGCGACGCCAGCCAACCCCGCGACGCCGATGCCGAGGAGGCGTTCGTCTCGACGACCGAGCAGGACGACGCCGGTCTCATCGTATCCGACGAGACCGCAGAGTACGAGGGGAAACCCACCGCCTCAGATGTGACCTGCGAGGAGTGTGGCCACGGCGAGGCGTGGTACAACATCAAACAGACCGGCGCCGCAGACGAACCGCCGACCCGATTCCTGCGGTGTAAGGAGTGCGGATACACCTGGCGGGAGTACAAGTAA